AGAGCCCCGCCCATCCCTAACACTGGAAATTTAATAAACACCAAGTAACCAAAGGAGAGATTTATAGTCATGTTTATATTAGAGAAATTcatattatataaatttatatttatattttatgtacACTAATGCATCTATGTTTGACAAGTAAATTTTCAGACTCTGGCTGCACACCATatgaataaaccgtttattattactattattattattgttattattattattattattattattattattattattattattattgttattattaatattactattattattattattattattattattattattattattattattatgattattattattattattattattattattattattattattgttattattatttttattataactattattattattaatattattattattgctctcATATCAGTCGGAGTGGAGCTATCAGGGAGAAAACACGTACCGTATTTcacggcttataagacgcaccccTAATTTCGGCAGGCAATTGAAAACAAGTATAATGAGCATGTTTGAACCACGAGTGGCAGGTGGAGGTTTTCCGCTAGTATCAGGTCTTTATTATTAAAGTCTGGATAACATGTATTCAGATCCTTATCAAATCCCGATAATTTACATTGAAAACCCTTAATATTTACTGGGACCTTCCAGAATTGGTCCTTCTTAGAGACTCGAGGAtactgctttgagatgtaaacaaacatggcggagacatcaacattcagaggggtaacgggtatataaagtttgtgcatcatattgctttattaatattcttcatcataagtctagttgttgtaatattctagtacatttttaaaacataaggaagtgtgaaatttcaaacttgaatgtgcCTGAACACAGTGACCAGTTAGCTCCCTGTGGCAAGATAAACACACGTAAAGAAGAGGTTTTCAATCACCTCTGCCTGGACACAGTAAGTTCCTTGTGGCAAGACAAACACACGTAAAGAAGAGGTTTTCAATCACCTCTGCCTGGACACAGTAAGTTCCTTGTGGCAAGACAAACACACGTAAAGAAGAGGTTTTCAATCACCTCTGCCTGGACACAGTTAGTTCCCTGTGGCAAGACAAGCACACGTAAAGGAGAGGTTTTCAATCACCTCTGCCTGGACACAGTTAGGTCCCTGACACACAACGTAAAGAAGTGTACTAATGGCATACATCAGGGCAAAGGAATGTGCGTAGTTAGTAGTACACCGGTGGACCAACTCCCCATGAAGGAATGTACGTAGTTACTGGTACAGCGGTGGACCAACTCCCCATGAAGGAATGTACGTAGTTAGTGGTACACCGGTGGACCAACTCCCCATGAAGGAATGTACGTAGTTACTGGTACAGCGGTGGACCAACTCCCCATGAAGGAATGTACGTAGTTACTGGTACAGCGGTGGACCAACTCCCCATGAAGGAATGTACGTAGTTACTGGTACAGCGGTGGACCAACTCCCCATGAAGGAATGTACGTAGTTACTGGTACACCGGTGGACCAACTCCCCATGAAGGAATGTACGTAGTTACTGGTACACCGGTGGACCAACTCCCCATGAAGGAATGTACGTAGTTACTGGTACACCGCTGGACCAACTCCCCGTGAAGGAATGTCCGTAGTTACTGGTACACCGGTGGACCAACTCCCCGTGAAGGAATGTCCGTAGTTAGTGGTACACCGCTGGACCAACTCcccgtgaaggaatgtacgtagTTAGTGGTACACCGCTGGACCAACTCcccgtgaaggaatgtacgtagTTAGTGGTACACCGCTGGACCAACTCcccgtgaaggaatgtacgtagTTACTGGTACACCGCTGGACCAACTCcccgtgaaggaatgtacgtagTTACTGGTACACCGCTGGACCAACTCcccgtgaaggaatgtacgtagTTACTGGTGCACCGCTGGACCAACTCCCCGTGAAGGAATGTCCGTAGTTACTGGTACACCGCTGGACCAACTCcccgtgaaggaatgtacgtagTTAGTGGTACACCGCTGGACCAACTCcccgtgaaggaatgtacgtagTTACTGGTACACCGCTGGACCAACTcctcgtgaaggaatgtacgtagTTAGTGGTACACCGCTGGACCAACTCCCCGTGAAGGAATGTCCGTAGTTACTGGTACACCGCTGGACCAACTCCTCGTGAAGGAATGTACATAGTTAGTGGTACACCGCTGGACCAACTCcccgtgaaggaatgtacgtagTTACTGGTGCACCGCTGGACCAACTCCCCATGAAGGAATGTACGTAGTTACTGGTACACCGCTGGACCAACTCcccgtgaaggaatgtacgtagTTACTGGTACACCGCTGGACCAACTCCCCATGAAGGAATGTACGTAGTTACTGGTACACCGCTGGACCAACTCcccgtgaaggaatgtacgtagTTACTGGTACACCGCTGGACCAACTCCCCATGAAGGAATGTACGTAGTTACTGGTACACCGCTGGACCAACTCCCCATGAAGGAATGTACGTAGTTAGTGGTGCAGCGGTGGACCAACTCCCCATGAAGGAATGTCCGTAGTTACTGGTACATCGCTGGACCAACTCCCCATGAAGGAATGTCCGTAGCTACTGGTACACCGCTGGACCAACTCCCCATAAAGGAATGTCCGTAGTTATTGGTACACCGGTGGACCAGGACGTGGTAATGTGTTAATGAAGCCTTTGATAACTGACAATGTTTTCGTTCAAAATTATGtgttagaagaaaagggaaattcaCAGCAAAAGAACACTAAGTAATTTGAGTAAAAGTGGGTAAACTTTAATTTTCTGTCCTTTCCCAGTGTCTAATGTAGTTATACTCGATTTTTCTTAAAGTACGGTCTAATTTGAAACCTGACCTCCGTGTATAAGGAGGGATTACTGTAGTGTACAAAACATCGTGCTCAATAGTACAAGAAACTGACCAACACATTATACTGAACTTGATGTTGcaggaaataaaaacaacaatacatTAAGAAAACAACCACAATatcctctataatgttgtggtggtggtggtgcaggccagtactcTCAACACCACACACAGTCCACCACAATCTCCTCCATAAttctgcggtggtggtggtggtggtggtgcaggccagtataccctcacaacaccacgccacagtccaccacagtcacctccataatgtTGTGGGGGTGCTGCAGGCaagtaccctcaacaccacacacagtccaccacagtcacctccataatgttgttgtggtggtggtggtgcaggccagtatacCTTCACAACATCAcgccacagtccaccacagtcacctccataatgtCGCTGTGTTGGGCTGCCTCGGCCACCACGTGCAGTCCCTCCACCACCTTACCGAAGACATAACGCCCCACAACACTCAGACCGCCCTTGGTGAAGATGCTAAACACACCCTgcttcccccacccccacactgTCCCTGCCTGGTATGACCTCAGCTTCGAGCACTCACCCACCTCAAGGCCAGGCAGCAGCACACATTTCCCCTTACCATCATTACTCTCGTAGTCCCCGCCACACACCCACTCTCCCGACGCCCCCTTGTCCAACACGCTGAACAACCTGGTGCCTTGGTAGGAGGGGCCGCGCTGCCCCGTGCACAGCTGAAGGAACTGGCGGCCCCGCTGGGTGTCGGGGCTCAGACGGATGTGAACCCGGCGCGGCGCACGGCCCGGCCAGGACAGGTCCAAGAACAccgtgcaggggggggagggcggcacGACCTGGCTGACCTGTACACAGACACAACaggtggtgacacacacacacacacacacacacagacaacaggtgatgacatacacacacacacacacacacacacacacacacacacacacacagacaacaggtgatgacagacacacacacacacacacacacacacacacacacacacacacacacacacacacacacacacacaaccacacgctagaagaaagaagagaaaggggagacctaatacaaatttatatattatgggataaaatggaagaagtagacaatgaggagttattactacgagaaggaggaaacaccagcaacacacgaggacacagtaaaaaattgagaaaaggaagatgcttgagagacataaagaaaaatagcttCCCGCAaggaaacatagaggtttggagcaGACTAAGtaaggatgtagtatcggcgaagagtgtgcaaaactttgaggaaaaactggacagatacagatatgaagacgggaccacacgagcgtaaacccaggccctgtaaaactacaacaggcggcggttcgagccccgctcaggccggagtctttccgttgattaggagtggttactgtccctccttgagcagGGGGGatcgggtgtgtggtgtgtgacgtcctggcagtacccagagatcgacgataatgaccacttgctcacgtcgggaggggaCCTGctggccgtggtgaattacacacacacacacacacacacacacacacacacaaatgtaaataaaagaagtaaaaagagacataaggaaaagcaaaaaaactGAGGAAAAGCAACAGGGTTGGAAAGGCAAATTTCTATTAGCATAAACTGCCAACCTACAGGAGCTTCTAGAACACCagagggaaaggcaggaaaaggCTGTGGCTGAGGTCACTAAAGCTCTGAACACAAGGCAGGCCCTGGTGAGGGACACAGCAGACAAGAAGCAGCGTGGGACAGCTACTGGCCAGAGGAAAAACAGATGCCGGCAAAAACGGAGAGGCAAAGAGGGGGGCTGGGACTGGCCAAGGCTGAGGCACCGCAGCCTTGGAGGGCGGCCCCCAAGCTGCGGGGAGAAGAGGTGCTTGGGTTGGGAAATGTGTATCGGGGGATGTGGCGCCAGTCAAAGCTAGGATGCAGACAGATCATTGAAACTCAGCGGCCGCCTTCCCCCTCAGGCAGGGTCAAGTCTCCAGCAAGTGAACCCTACcgtacactatggaccggaaacttgccccagccttgtcattaacccgcgaattttggaaaatcaaccggtttggtgcgaatcgccataagtcccttatttctggggctacagaaatgtttttggtatcaatcgacgggaAAATGAAAGGCTATAGTTTATAAAAAGCGACCGGGCTCCAAAACCGACTCAAAAAGGTAAAACAActaataaattcgcaaaaaacggttCTGAAGAAAAACTATTTTTGACTTctcaaccttgaaacccactcattttttgagaatttgaAAATACTTAtataacaaatactttagccctaccaatgtgctttccaatatgatgcataacattttcctactcccagtagtttcgtcgccaGAGCTCGAAACGTGACCAGAAGTCGcaacgaacattcgccgaatttgtctcatttcacgcgccgagacgaaaaaccttcctgacgccaccaaaattaatatatctgcataaaattttatatatgaacacttcaatatgttgactatcttgcattaaaatcattttaagatatttaCATAAaaggttactatttttatataatcatttcattatataaatcaacctatattaagtgCCTTATTGtacatgttatttattttatttagtattcaaccctatttctccccatttatgaataatacatttaatttgatttcttttgataccaaatatgtatgtatatgtctctctctctctctctctctctctctctctctctctctctctctctctctctctctctctctctatatatatatatatatatatatatatatatatatatatatatatatatatatatatatatatatatatatatatatatagatatatatatatatagatatagatatatatatagatagatagatagatagatagatagatagatagatagatatagatatagatagatagatatagatatagatagatagatagatatagatataaatatatagatatatatagagataggtagatagatagatagattgatatagatttagatatagatatatagatacagatatatatacatacatatatacatacatatttggtatcaaaagaaagcaaattaaatgtgttattcataaatgggaagaaataggattgaatactaaataaaataaaataaataacatgtataataaggcgcttaatatggGTTGATTTATACAgagaaatgattatataaaaatactaactttttatatagatatcttaaattttttttaatgcaagatagtcaacatattgaagtgttcatatatggatttttatgcagatacattaatttttgtggcgtcaggaaggtttttcgtctcgGCGCGTGAAATTAgacagattcggcgaatgttcgtcgcgacttctggtcaagctcgagcgaaaactactgaagctaggaaggcgtgcttggtggtaaatgaaagctctattaatacagattaataatcagaaagaaaactggaaagcacaaaaaaaaaaacgttataagCAAAAAAATACGATGTGTCCAAAtcacggcaaaagggccgaaaaacaggctattttgtgacggctcgacgacaaacttggaaacGAGGTATCAACAACTCCTTCGATCTGGTCACACTACATTGCCGAaaagggctacatgccaaattacagccttctagaggcaacaGCAATGCCACACTAGGCAAAAACTGCAAAGTGTCTttagttcgtcaaaatcgctcccAAAGGGGTATACGctttgagctctagcgacgaaactattgAGGGTAAAAAAATGTTATGCGTAATATTGGAAAGAACATTGGTAGGGCTAAGgtatttgttaaataaggtttttgaaattctcaaaaaatgagtgggtttcaaggttgggaactcaattGTTTTTTCAGAACCATTTTCTGCGACTTTATTCAAATTCTTACCCTTTTGATTCGGTTTTggagcccggtcgcttattaaaGACTATAGCCCTTTCCTTTTTCCGtagattgataccaaaaacatttatgtagccccagaaataagggagctaTGGTGATTTGCACCAAAgaggttgattttccaaaatttgcGGCTTAATGACCAGGGCGttgcaaaatcaaaagagtacgctgtccattacttgagatgtcactgctccAGCTCACCTGCAGGGTTGCCGCGCCCAGTGTCAGGGGATGGTCCTGCAGGGAATGGAGGCACGGCCGGTCGGCTTCGAGGCTTATTCTTGCGTGTCGTCGGCGCTGACCTACCACCTGTTGCACAGCAAACACCCAGCCAGCCTGCAGCAGGCTCCTGGTGCGCTGTGTCAAACTGCGGAAGTCCTTGGCCTGCAAAAGTCcccggtggagggaagggaattaagagcAAGAAGACCACGTCAGGCTGCTGCCTTGGCCAGTAGGAAACAAGAGTGTGTAAAGAAAGCTGCTGACTCCTTTAAGAGAGCTTTGCTTATGAAGCTGAACTCAAaactcactgagacactaacagaaacaccaattatgccatgacaaggtgaccactggtaactcactgaggcactaacagaaacaccaattatgccatgacaaggtgaccactggtaactcactgagacactaacagaaacaccaattatgccatgacaaggtgaccactggtaactcactgaggcactaacagaaacaccaattatgccatgacaaggtgaccactggtagcTCACTGAGACACTAACAAAAACAGCAATtgtgccatgacaaggtgaccactggtagcTCACTGAGACACTAACAAAAACagcaattatgccatgacaaggtgaccactggtaactcactgagacactaacagaaacaccaattatgccatgacaaggtgaccactggtaactcactgagacactaacagaaacaccaattatgccatgacaaggtgaccactggtaactcactgagacactaacagaaacaccaattatgccatgacaaggtgaccactggtaactcactgagacactaacaaaaacaccaattatgccatgacaaggtgaccaccgGTAAAtcactgagacactaacagaaacaccaattatgccatgacaaggtgaccactggtaactcactgagacactaacagaaacaccaattatgccatgacaaggtgaccactgataactcactgagacactaacagaaacaccaattatgccatgacaaggtgaccactggtaactcactgaggcactaacagaaacaccaattatgccatgacaaggtgaccactggtaactcactgaggcactaacagaaacaccaattatgtcatgacaaggtgaccactggtaactcactgaggcactaacagaaacaccaattatgtcATGACAAGGTGActactggtaactcactgagacactaacagaaacaccaattatgccatgacaaggtgaccattggtaactcactgagacactaacagaaacaccaattatgccatgacaagttgaccactggtaactcactgagacactaacagaaacaccaattatgccatgacaaggtgaccactggtaactcactgagacactagcagaaacaccaattatgccatgataAGGTGACCACTGGTGCTGTGTTCAGGTAAGGCAAACACAGCAATCATACAGTGACAGGGTAAGGTGACTGCAGTGCTGTGTTGAGGTAAGGTAAGCACTGCAGTGACGTGTGCCAGGGACTCGCTGTAACCAGAGTGACACTCGGGGGGGAGGGGTGTACTGACCTTCAAGCTTGGCTCTAAGATGAACTGCACTTTTTCCATGACGGTGAAGTCTGGGACTGACTGGGAACTGGgctcttctgggtctgactggggcctgggttcttctgggactgactggggcctgggttcttctgggactgactggggcctgggttcttctGGGTCTGAATGGGGCCTGGGTTCCTCTGGgactgactggggcctgggttcttctgggactgactggggcctgggttcttctGGGACTGACTGGGGCCTAAGCTCTTCTGTAGAAACAGTTTCCAGAGCCGCCTGTACAGCCTGGGCGGCCTCCACGGCTGCACTAGATGCCTCTCTAGCCTGAAACAACAACATTGTGTTAGGGAAGAAGCTCACACTCTCGCCCTTGTGTGCCGCTTTCTATGCCACATGTGTGTACCCCtgtgta
This genomic window from Eriocheir sinensis breed Jianghai 21 chromosome 6, ASM2467909v1, whole genome shotgun sequence contains:
- the LOC126989605 gene encoding uncharacterized protein LOC126989605; this translates as MASAGKGSGDNPEECPACLTGFDDLVQRPRTLPCGHTVCTLCIDKLKEQGRVTCPECRVSHAVPEGGQFPVCYIVEAFIRRMRDVKAAAAAASPPPSAGKGKGAAGSAGKKGAAGLSKKMRFFLQEQEATVVAAITACQEAQSQMDQYEATLTGWDERQQQLEDSLQGLMDQSRSSRELLRQETFRVAPKRKEAKKKEQELQAVREKLRTPATEQEACMAVSEVVHCISEAKQVLKECQQCFPDAGILTTARKAREASSAAVEAAQAVQAALETVSTEELRPQSVPEEPRPQSVPEEPRPQSVPEEPRPHSDPEEPRPQSVPEEPRPQSVPEEPRPQSDPEEPSSQSVPDFTVMEKVQFILEPSLKAKDFRSLTQRTRSLLQAGWVFAVQQVVGQRRRHARISLEADRPCLHSLQDHPLTLGAATLQVSQVVPPSPPCTVFLDLSWPGRAPRRVHIRLSPDTQRGRQFLQLCTGQRGPSYQGTRLFSVLDKGASGEWVCGGDYESNDGKGKCVLLPGLEVGECSKLRSYQAGTVWGWGKQGVFSIFTKGGLSVVGRYVFGKVVEGLHVVAEAAQHSDIMEVTVVDCGVML